In Euwallacea similis isolate ESF13 chromosome 5, ESF131.1, whole genome shotgun sequence, a single window of DNA contains:
- the LOC136409057 gene encoding piggyBac transposable element-derived protein 4-like has translation MSYENEQKRLTAMWAIYDDIPENAEEPLGSESDGELLDHVSEHLSNSDSAQEIEPSDEIENEHYEPLDVDRSVDNSTSNDHPTSSSNIRQRYMWGKDGKTKWAESPGNQAVRTRSVNIVTHLPGPKKTTIVTTAKTPLECWSLFVDNVMLDDTVKYTNEKINHKSQNYSDKHMIRETNTIELKAALGLLYLAGVFRSSRQNLEDLWANDGTGVDIFRSTMPLKRFQILVACLRFDCAGTRNDRRRIDKLAPIRAIFERFINHCQECYIPSEYMTIDEKLEAFRGRCGFRQYIPNKPAKYGIKVFALVDARTFYIFNLEVYVGKQPDGPFSLSNKPDDIVLRLVEPIRGSNRNITFDNWFASYPLLIKLLKEYKLTAVCTLKKNKREIPPVMLAVRGREERSSMFGF, from the coding sequence ATGTCTTATGAAAACGAACAAAAACGCTTGACTGCAATGTGGGCAATTTATGATGATATACCTGAGAATGCTGAGGAACCCTTAGGATCTGAATCGGATGGAGAATTGCTTGACCATGTGAGTGAACATTTATCCAACTCAGACAGCGCACAGGAAATTGAGCCATCTgacgaaattgaaaatgaacacTACGAACCTCTCGATGTTGACCGGTCTGTAGATAATTCTACAAGTAATGATCATCCTACATCATCAAGTAATATTCGGCAACGGTATATGTGGGGTAAAGATGGGAAAACAAAATGGGCTGAGTCTCCCGGAAATCAAGCTGTAAGAACTAGGAGCGTAAATATAGTGACACATCTACCTGGTCCAAAGAAAACAACAATAGTAACAACAGCCAAAACGCCATTAGAATGCTGGAGCCTTTTTGTAGACAATGTTATGCTGGATGATACTGTGAAAtacacaaatgaaaaaataaaccataagTCACAAAATTATTCTGATAAACATATGATACGGGAAACTAACACAATTGAATTGAAAGCTGCATTGGGACTTCTTTACCTTGCTGGAGTCTTTCGGTCATCAAGACAAAATCTTGAAGATTTGTGGGCAAATGATGGTACTGGAGTTGATATTTTCAGATCTACAATGCCTTTGAAAAGGTTCCAGATTTTAGTTGCGTGTCTTCGTTTTGATTGCGCAGGTACAAGAAACGACAGGCGTCGCATTGATAAATTAGCACCCATCAGAGCCATATTTGAACGGTTTATCAACCACTGTCAAGAATGTTATATTCCATCAGAATATATGACGATTGACGAAAAATTGGAGGCGTTTAGGGGCCGTTGTGGATTCAGGCAATACATACCCAATAAACCGGCCAAATATGGCATAAAAGTATTCGCGCTTGTAGATGCAAGGACTTTCTACATTTTCAACTTGGAGGTCTATGTTGGTAAGCAACCGGATGGACCTTTTTCTTTGAGTAATAAACCAGATGATATAGTTCTGCGACTCGTAGAACCAATTAGAGGTTCAAATAGAAATATCACTTTTGATAATTGGTTTGCAAGCTATCCTCTTCTTATAAAACTTCTAAAAGAATACAAACTTACTGCTGTCTGTactttgaagaaaaataaacgtgAAATACCTCCAGTGATGCTGGCAGTACGAGGCAGGGAAGAAAGAAGTTCCATGTTTGGATTCTAA